Sequence from the Pseudoalteromonas espejiana DSM 9414 genome:
ATCTCGCGAAGGGCCATGTCTAATTGCCAAATCAACACCTTGTTCAGTTAAATTAACTAAACTATCTGTAGAAATGATTTCAATATTAACTTGCGGGTAACTTTCTAAAAAGCTGCTAATCACAGGTAATAGATAGCTTTGTGTAAAAGAAGCTGACGCAGTTATTTTTATTTTTCCTTTTAACGTATTTGTTGGGTCGAGGTCATGTTCAATCTCATCGCTAATACTTAAAAGTCTTTGCGCATGGTTATATAGCTTCTCACCCGTAAATGTCGGACTAAGGGTCCGTGTTGTTCTATAAAATAATTTAGCACTCAGTCTGTTTTCGAGCGCTATCAACCTTTTACTCACTGCTGCAGCCGTTAGGTTGTGAGCATCAGCAGCCATTCGAATAGATTTAAGTTCAAAAATCGTACTGAATATCTTTAGTTCTTCTATTGAATCAATCAAATTATCAACCTTTTGGAATTAATCATTAAACTTTTAGTGTGTTTTTGGTTGTTAATTATGTTGATAACATCACTTTCGTCAATAACAAAGAGGAAATTATTATGAAAGCAATAGCTATTAATGGTCATGGTGACGTTAATGTTTTACATGAAATCGAAGTTGATGCGCCAAAACCAAAACGCGGCCACGTCGTAATAGATGTAAAAGCGACAAGTGTTAACCCTGTTGATACTAAAATCCGTCAAGGCAGTGAAGGCACTGCTGGTATGACTTATCCAGCAATCCTTCACATGGATGTATCGGGCGTAATCAGTGAAGTAGGTGAAGGTGTAACTAACTTTAAAATTGGTGATGAAGTATACGGTTGTGTCGGCGGTATCGTTGGCATTCCGGGTACTCTTGCAGATAAGGTTGAAGCTGACGCTGTATTATTAGCACATAAACCTAAAACGCTTAGCTTTGGTGAGGCGGCTAGCTTGCCTTTAGTAGCAATTACAGCATGGGAAGCTATTATTGGTCGAGCTGAAATCCAGCCGAGCGATAGAGTGTTGGTTCATGGTGGTACAGGTGGCGTAGGCCACATTGGTCTTCAGCTTGCAAAAGCACTAGGTGCACATGTTACAACGACTGTTGCAGATGAAGCTCGCGCAGAAACTGCAAAACAATTAGGCGCAGATGAAACGGTTCTATTCCCTACAGAAGAGCCAAAGGAATATGTTGAACGACTAACCAATGGTCAAGGCTTCGATACGGTATTTGATACAGTGGGCGGGCCCGTTTTACAAAACTCATTAATCGCTGCAAAACTGAAGGGGCATGTTATCTCTACAATTGGTTATGCTGATTATAACTTAACTGAAATGCACTTTAAGGCTCTAAGGTTAGACCTAGTATTTATGGCGATTTCAATTATTCATAACATCGATAGAGAGACTCACGGTGACATTCTACGCCGACTTGCTGGGCTTGTAGATAAAGGTCAAGTTAAACCTCTTATCGATAGTGTTTTCCCTTTAACTTTACAAGGAGTTAAAGATGCTCACACTCGTCTAGAATCAGGGTTAGCCACAGGTAAAATCGTAATCGAGCGTTAAATTTCAGCTATTTAATTAAAGGCTGTGTAAGCAGCCTTATAAACCAAGATAAAGGTTAAAAATGGACAATGAAGTAATGGTCGTTGTGGATATTCTATGTGAAACACAACATTACAGCACTGTATTAAATGCAATTTATGAATGTTCGAGTGACAGTATTCTTGAAGATGGATGCGAGCGTTATGATGTTTTCTCTGATGTTAATGGGTCACAAAGAATCACATTAATTGAAATGTGGCGTGACATAGATACTTTAGAGCAACATAAGATACTGCCTCATTATCTTCAATTACAAACGTCTTTAGAAGGTAGAGTGCTATCAGTCGATATTAAAGCAGCTCGTGTGTTTGAGGGCTTGTGATAAATGAAATATCTTCGCATATCAGATATTAAAGCATCACTAAGATTTTGCTTTGAGGTCTAGGGTTGAAAGCTCTAAAAAGGAAAGGCTACTTTGAAGCAAAGTTTTCTCTTATCTTTTAGCTGCACAAGGTGATGACAACGCTCAAATTGAACTTACTTATAACTGGGAGCCTGAGTATCTAAATACAGGGAGAAACCTCGGTCATATAGCCTACAGAGTTGAAAATATATACGAGACATGCGCTCATTTACAGGAACTAGGCATTGAAGTAAATCGATTTCCTCAAGACGGTCAAATGGCTTTTTTACGCTTTGCGGATAATATTTCCGTCGAGTTGTTACATGCAGGTGAGCCGCTACCAAAAAACTGAGACTTGAGCTCCAATGCCTAACAATGAAAGTTTGTAGCGTATTTTACAAGTAACCGACAAATCGGTTGGTTTAATTTATATGAGAAAGATAGTATGAAAATTTTATTATTATTAATGACACTAGTTTTCGCGGCTCCAAGTTTTGCTGCGGATAAAATCCTTTTCGTACTGACTAGCCACAATAAAATGGGTTCGTTAGATATGAAAACTGGCTTTTGGTTAGGTGAGTTAACACATCCTTATTACGTCCTTGCTGATGCAGGCTTTGAAGTTGATGTTGCTAGCATTGAAGGTGGAATGGCCCCAATAGACCCTAAAAGTCTAGATTTTTCAGATGAAGATAATGCTAGGTTTATAAATGATAAAAAGCTCATGGCTTCAATTATAAATACAAAAGCGATTGAAGATGTAAACAGTAAAGATTATCAAGCAGTAGTTTATGCAGGCGGTCACGGAACTATGTGGGACTTCTCGAACAATGAACTTATCAATAAATTAACTGTTTCAATATATGAGCGAGGCGGTATTGTAAGCGCGATTTGTCATGGCCCAGCGGCTCTTACAGACGTCAAGCTTAGTAACGGACAATACCTCGTTAAAGGAAAAAAATTAGCTGCATTTACTAACGAGGAAGAGTCAAATATAGGGCTAACAGAAGTTGTTCCTTTCTCACTACAGGATACATTAATGTCCAAAGGTGCAAAGCACATTTATGGTGCTGCATGGACGGTAAACGTTGTGAATGATAGGCGAGTTATTACTGGTCAAAACCCGCAATCAGCTCGTAAAGTGGGCGAAGAGATTCTAACTGGATTAAAAGGCATCAAATAGGCATTTAATGTCAGACACTTATCAATTAAAGGTTTTTAAGTGAATTTCAATAAAGAATGGGTAGTAGTACATAGTGAAAAATATCTTAATTTTAAATGGCGGTAAATGTTTCGCTCACTCTAAAGGTGAGCTTAACAATTCGCTCACAGCCTTTGCTGAAAACTTCTTTGTACAAAGTAACTGTAATGTTCGTAACACAACTATTGATAAGGGATATGATGTCGATGAAGAAATTTCTAAATGGCTGTGGGCTGACTTGGTAATCTTTCAGATGCCCGCATGGTGGATGAGGTGTTTACCAAAGGGCACGGTAAGTTATATGAAAGCGACGGTAGGTCTAGAAGTGATATTTCAAAGCAGTATGGATCTGGAGGCTTACTTCACGGTAAAAAATACATGCTTTCTGTCACGTGGAATGCCCCAGTAAATGCGTTCATTGATAGTGAGCAGTTTTTTGAGGGGACTGGGGTAGATGGTGTGTATTTACCCGTGCATAAAGCAAATCAGTTTTTAGGAATGA
This genomic interval carries:
- a CDS encoding LysR family transcriptional regulator; this translates as MIDSIEELKIFSTIFELKSIRMAADAHNLTAAAVSKRLIALENRLSAKLFYRTTRTLSPTFTGEKLYNHAQRLLSISDEIEHDLDPTNTLKGKIKITASASFTQSYLLPVISSFLESYPQVNIEIISTDSLVNLTEQGVDLAIRHGPSRDSSLIGQKLSDTKRVLCATPSYLEKKGVPQSPEYLTDHSLLTVGNETNWSFIRESERKTVKLNPSFSSSLGDSVLGMVELDHGIALLSDWHIKERVEKGRLKVILEDWECDPSISINLLYPSRKNQSIIVRNFIDHLKEWIKSNPLSK
- a CDS encoding zinc-binding dehydrogenase, with translation MKAIAINGHGDVNVLHEIEVDAPKPKRGHVVIDVKATSVNPVDTKIRQGSEGTAGMTYPAILHMDVSGVISEVGEGVTNFKIGDEVYGCVGGIVGIPGTLADKVEADAVLLAHKPKTLSFGEAASLPLVAITAWEAIIGRAEIQPSDRVLVHGGTGGVGHIGLQLAKALGAHVTTTVADEARAETAKQLGADETVLFPTEEPKEYVERLTNGQGFDTVFDTVGGPVLQNSLIAAKLKGHVISTIGYADYNLTEMHFKALRLDLVFMAISIIHNIDRETHGDILRRLAGLVDKGQVKPLIDSVFPLTLQGVKDAHTRLESGLATGKIVIER
- a CDS encoding putative quinol monooxygenase, with amino-acid sequence MDNEVMVVVDILCETQHYSTVLNAIYECSSDSILEDGCERYDVFSDVNGSQRITLIEMWRDIDTLEQHKILPHYLQLQTSLEGRVLSVDIKAARVFEGL
- a CDS encoding VOC family protein — translated: MELTYNWEPEYLNTGRNLGHIAYRVENIYETCAHLQELGIEVNRFPQDGQMAFLRFADNISVELLHAGEPLPKN
- a CDS encoding type 1 glutamine amidotransferase domain-containing protein — its product is MKILLLLMTLVFAAPSFAADKILFVLTSHNKMGSLDMKTGFWLGELTHPYYVLADAGFEVDVASIEGGMAPIDPKSLDFSDEDNARFINDKKLMASIINTKAIEDVNSKDYQAVVYAGGHGTMWDFSNNELINKLTVSIYERGGIVSAICHGPAALTDVKLSNGQYLVKGKKLAAFTNEEESNIGLTEVVPFSLQDTLMSKGAKHIYGAAWTVNVVNDRRVITGQNPQSARKVGEEILTGLKGIK